A single genomic interval of Drosophila virilis strain 15010-1051.87 chromosome 2, Dvir_AGI_RSII-ME, whole genome shotgun sequence harbors:
- the LOC6630328 gene encoding organic cation transporter protein isoform X1, with the protein MPKRQSTTGLTHDIPADMELELELELELPLLSSKEQAKIPLCAMHDTAGKPSPITTPTQSPMAAAEPGAGPADDEDETDVIGDLMGHYGKWQLVMTVLLSLFQVPNTFHISSSVYQAANKEFWCQRPSHLQQLPVDVWRNLSGSQDNCHVLAGIDWNQLSNDTLPAQMEQQAAAAAAATADDGKLIACNSWEYATNDNVGNTWTSQWDLVCDKEHLKNVAEMFFLLGVATGGIISGYLSDKFGRKTMLFISAVLQTIFGLWLYFCSSFELYLTLRALLGLVSVSVTYSGLILAIEYVDGKWRTIAGMYNLFPLPISYMIISGLAYLTQDYQRLQLCIGVPGIFLCFLWFVVPESPRWLLVKGRVEEVRRIIEAAAVFNGRQLPPDYQLTPPTQESSSQDFTYLFRSSYLRRISICFLCIWFTMNLVYYGIILNMSSFGGNVYLNSALAGLVEIPAIAVAMYIITKVGKKWLFCATLLCAGVACCCAAITEGREDMLWLKITFLMMGKFTISAGNTIMPVYTAELYPTAIRNVGVGACNVAAGLALILTPYLSLLNKIEGHLLMSLLTAWSIFGGFVVLFLPETAVRKNASTATRRQNAAKQV; encoded by the exons TTCCTTTGTGCGCCATGCACGACACAGCCGGCAAACCGTCCCCCATAACCACGCCCACACAGTCACCGATGGCGGCGGCAGAGCCCGGCGCCGGGCCAGCTGACGATGAGGATGAGACCGATGTGATCGGCGATTTGATGGGCCACTATGGCAAATGGCAGTTAGTCATGACggtgctgctgtcgctgttccAGGTGCCAAACACCTTTCACATATCGTCATCCGTTTATCAGGCGGCCAACAAGGAGTTCTGGTGTCAGCGCCCATCACATCTACAGCAATTGCCTGTCGATGTTTGGCGTAATCTGAGCGGCTCTCAAGACAATTGTCATGTGCTCGCCGGCATAGATTGGAACCAGCTGAGCAACGACACGTTACCCGCACAGATGGAG CAacaggcggcagcagctgcggcagcaacTGCCGACGACGGGAAGCTGATTGCCTGCAACAGCTGGGAGTACGCGACGAACGACAATGTCGGCAACACTTGGACTTCACAGTGGGATCTGGTGTGCGACAAGGAGCATTTAAAGAACGTGGCCGAGATGTTCTTTCTATTAGGCGTCGCAACAGGTGGCATCATTTCCGGCTATCTCTCTGACAAATTTGGCCGCAAAACAATGCTCTTCATATCGGCCGTGCTGCAGACCATATTCG GTCTTTGGCTGTATTTCTGCAGTTCCTTTGAGCTATATTTAACGTTGCGTGCTCTATTGGGGCTCGTCTCCGTCTCGGTCACCTACTCCGGCCTCATATTGGCCATCGAGTATGTGGATGGCAAGTGGCGCACCATAGCCGGCATGTACAATCTGTTCCCACTGCCAATCTCGTATATGATTATCTCTGGGCTCGCCTATTTGACGCAAGACTATCAACGTCTGCAGCTGTGCATTGGTGTTCCGGGCATTTTCCTCTGTTTTCTCTG GTTTGTGGTGCCGGAATCTCCGCGCTGGCTGCTGGTCAAGGGTCGCGTTGAGGAAGTCAGACGCATCATTGAGGCGGCGGCCGTTTTCAATGGACGCCAGCTGCCCCCGGATTATCAGCTGACGCCACCCACGCAGGAGAGCAGCTCGCAGGACTTTACGTATTTGTTTCGGTCAAGCTACTTGAGGCGCATCTCCATCtgttttttgtgcatttgGTTTACCATGAACCTGGTATACTACGGCATTATCTTGAATATGAGCTCGTTCGGTGGAAATGTCTACTTGAATTCG GCGCTAGCTGGCCTAGTCGAAATACCTGCCATTGCGGTGGCCATGTACATTATCACCAAGGTGGGCAAGAAGTGGCTCTTCTGCGCCACCTTGCTCTGTGCCGGGGTCGCTTGCTGCTGTGCTGCGATCACCGAGGGGCGCGAGGATATGCTCTGGCTGAAGATCACATTCCTGATGATGGGCAAGTTTACGATCAGCGCCGGCAACACTATTATGCCCGTTTATACTGCGGAACTATATCCAACAGCCATACGCAATGTGGGCGTGGGCGCCTGCAATGTGGCTGCCGGATTGGCGCTAATATTAACGCCCTACTTATCGCTTTTG AACAAAATCGAGGGCCACCTGTTGATGTCACTGCTAACCGCCTGGAGCATCTTTGGTGGCTTCGTGGTGCTCTTCTTACCGGAGACGGCGGTGCGAAAAAATGCATCAACCGCAACCAGACGCCAGAACGCAGCAAAACAGGTGTAA
- the LOC6630328 gene encoding organic cation transporter protein isoform X2, giving the protein MHDTAGKPSPITTPTQSPMAAAEPGAGPADDEDETDVIGDLMGHYGKWQLVMTVLLSLFQVPNTFHISSSVYQAANKEFWCQRPSHLQQLPVDVWRNLSGSQDNCHVLAGIDWNQLSNDTLPAQMEQQAAAAAAATADDGKLIACNSWEYATNDNVGNTWTSQWDLVCDKEHLKNVAEMFFLLGVATGGIISGYLSDKFGRKTMLFISAVLQTIFGLWLYFCSSFELYLTLRALLGLVSVSVTYSGLILAIEYVDGKWRTIAGMYNLFPLPISYMIISGLAYLTQDYQRLQLCIGVPGIFLCFLWFVVPESPRWLLVKGRVEEVRRIIEAAAVFNGRQLPPDYQLTPPTQESSSQDFTYLFRSSYLRRISICFLCIWFTMNLVYYGIILNMSSFGGNVYLNSALAGLVEIPAIAVAMYIITKVGKKWLFCATLLCAGVACCCAAITEGREDMLWLKITFLMMGKFTISAGNTIMPVYTAELYPTAIRNVGVGACNVAAGLALILTPYLSLLNKIEGHLLMSLLTAWSIFGGFVVLFLPETAVRKNASTATRRQNAAKQV; this is encoded by the exons ATGCACGACACAGCCGGCAAACCGTCCCCCATAACCACGCCCACACAGTCACCGATGGCGGCGGCAGAGCCCGGCGCCGGGCCAGCTGACGATGAGGATGAGACCGATGTGATCGGCGATTTGATGGGCCACTATGGCAAATGGCAGTTAGTCATGACggtgctgctgtcgctgttccAGGTGCCAAACACCTTTCACATATCGTCATCCGTTTATCAGGCGGCCAACAAGGAGTTCTGGTGTCAGCGCCCATCACATCTACAGCAATTGCCTGTCGATGTTTGGCGTAATCTGAGCGGCTCTCAAGACAATTGTCATGTGCTCGCCGGCATAGATTGGAACCAGCTGAGCAACGACACGTTACCCGCACAGATGGAG CAacaggcggcagcagctgcggcagcaacTGCCGACGACGGGAAGCTGATTGCCTGCAACAGCTGGGAGTACGCGACGAACGACAATGTCGGCAACACTTGGACTTCACAGTGGGATCTGGTGTGCGACAAGGAGCATTTAAAGAACGTGGCCGAGATGTTCTTTCTATTAGGCGTCGCAACAGGTGGCATCATTTCCGGCTATCTCTCTGACAAATTTGGCCGCAAAACAATGCTCTTCATATCGGCCGTGCTGCAGACCATATTCG GTCTTTGGCTGTATTTCTGCAGTTCCTTTGAGCTATATTTAACGTTGCGTGCTCTATTGGGGCTCGTCTCCGTCTCGGTCACCTACTCCGGCCTCATATTGGCCATCGAGTATGTGGATGGCAAGTGGCGCACCATAGCCGGCATGTACAATCTGTTCCCACTGCCAATCTCGTATATGATTATCTCTGGGCTCGCCTATTTGACGCAAGACTATCAACGTCTGCAGCTGTGCATTGGTGTTCCGGGCATTTTCCTCTGTTTTCTCTG GTTTGTGGTGCCGGAATCTCCGCGCTGGCTGCTGGTCAAGGGTCGCGTTGAGGAAGTCAGACGCATCATTGAGGCGGCGGCCGTTTTCAATGGACGCCAGCTGCCCCCGGATTATCAGCTGACGCCACCCACGCAGGAGAGCAGCTCGCAGGACTTTACGTATTTGTTTCGGTCAAGCTACTTGAGGCGCATCTCCATCtgttttttgtgcatttgGTTTACCATGAACCTGGTATACTACGGCATTATCTTGAATATGAGCTCGTTCGGTGGAAATGTCTACTTGAATTCG GCGCTAGCTGGCCTAGTCGAAATACCTGCCATTGCGGTGGCCATGTACATTATCACCAAGGTGGGCAAGAAGTGGCTCTTCTGCGCCACCTTGCTCTGTGCCGGGGTCGCTTGCTGCTGTGCTGCGATCACCGAGGGGCGCGAGGATATGCTCTGGCTGAAGATCACATTCCTGATGATGGGCAAGTTTACGATCAGCGCCGGCAACACTATTATGCCCGTTTATACTGCGGAACTATATCCAACAGCCATACGCAATGTGGGCGTGGGCGCCTGCAATGTGGCTGCCGGATTGGCGCTAATATTAACGCCCTACTTATCGCTTTTG AACAAAATCGAGGGCCACCTGTTGATGTCACTGCTAACCGCCTGGAGCATCTTTGGTGGCTTCGTGGTGCTCTTCTTACCGGAGACGGCGGTGCGAAAAAATGCATCAACCGCAACCAGACGCCAGAACGCAGCAAAACAGGTGTAA
- the LOC6630327 gene encoding organic cation transporter protein isoform X2 — MSGVLRRGSLNFDCTGGSSRGSLDSNLYGGYRETKPVPGTPEISVIAMDFRRHSDDLKKVGLVAMSASTPSTVKDLSQDVDSDVLSNFLGHYRKWSFMWTFLLCLFQIPTTFHLFMFVFQVIEANTGELSPMLLATPISDDQLEQLQMKTLQGLLGSASRWQCMWCAILSIHQAICTFHIFVYVFQTAPKDFWCARPTNLLELGVTEWRNLSQSSNGCHLRDIDYSQVILENGQLINWPSNGSDMGYRQCQQFEFSDIDGNAKTLVQDFGLICGNNITNYVEMCFLMGAAAGAVLSGWISDRFGRRHTLMSFVFIQTVFGGILAFSTSVAMFMSLRVIIGFASMTVTVVSFVLVVELVSGKWRTIIGILNILPVAISYVLSSGIAYLIRDWRTLQLVISWPWLALLSIWYWLPESPRWLLAQGRLEELGRLLEGAAKMNGTTLPSNYQKTLEAAVPMAAQPKEPSQTDAVNSPVEEGKAQMDSHKMDLHVNPLFVVFGSKYWRTTVLTLIIWLTLIIIYFGLTLHLSNLGGNIYINSAVAGSVETISICISIFIVLKAGIRRSLLGYMLLPGLCCLATNLVPQGENNQTGVIALAIIAKCLIGANNAIIPTYTAMQYPTIVRNFGVGMGNLASGIGLILVPSLWQLERYDALLPLNIMGVCGLIGAVALTLMKDVE; from the exons ATGAGTGGCGTGCTGCGACGCGGTTCCCTGAATTTCGATTGCACTGGCGGCAGCTCGCGGGGCAGCCTTGATTCGAACCTTTATGGCGGCTACCGCGAAACAAAGCCAGTGCCAGGCACACCGGAAATAAGTGTAATTGCCATGGACTTTCGTCGCCATTCGGATGACCTGAAGAAGGTTGGCCTCGTGGCTATGTCTGCATCCACGCCTAGCACCGTCAAGGATCTTAGCCAGGACGTGGATAGCGATGTTTTATCAAATTTCTTGGGTCATTATCGTAAATGGAGCTTCATGTGGACATTTCTATTGTGCTTGTTCCAGATACCCACcacatttcatttgtttatgtttgtgtTTCAGGTGA TTGAAGCAAATACGGGCGAATTGTCGCCAATGCTGCTGGCCACGCCCATCAGCGACGACCAGTTGGAGCAACTCCAAATGAAGACACTGCAAGGGCTGTTGGGCTCGGCAAGCCGCTGGCAGTGCATGTGGTGTGCCATTCTTTCTATCCACCAGGCCATTTGTACGTTCCACATATTCGTCTATGTGTTTCAG accgctccaaaggactttTGGTGTGCCCGACCAACAAATCTGCTCGAATTGGGCGTCACGGAATGGCGTAACCTCAGCCAGAGCTCCAATGGCTGTCATTTGCGAGATATTGATTACAGCCAGGTGATCTTGGAGAATGGCCAGCTGATCAATTGGCCCAGCAATGGCAGCGATATGGGCTATAGACAGTGTCAGCAATTTGAGTTCTCTGATATTGATGGCAACGCCAAAACGCTAGTGCAGGACTTTGGTCTGATTTGTGGAAACAACATAACCAACTATGTGGAAATGTGTTTTCTGATGGGCGCAGCAGCTGGTGCAGTCCTCTCGGGCTGGATCTCGGACCGTTTTGGCCGCCGACACACATTGATGAGCTTTGTGTTCATACAAACTGTTTTTG GTGGAATTTTGGCCTTCTCAACATCGGTGGCCATGTTCATGTCGCTACGTGTTATAATTGGATTCGCATCAATGACCGTGACTGTTGTTAGCTTCGTGTTGGTCGTCGAGCTGGTATCCGGCAAATGGCGCACAATAATCGgtatattaaacattttaccAGTCGCCATCTCGTATGTCCTATCATCTGGCATTGCCTATCTCATCCGAGACTGGCGCACTTTGCAGCTGGTCATATCCTGGCCATGGCTGGCCTTGTTGTCCATTTG GTACTGGCTGCCGGAATCTCCACGCTGGCTCTTGGCACAGGGTCGCCTCGAGGAGCTGGGTCGTCTGCTTGAAGGCGCGGCCAAGATGAATGGCACTACGCTGCCCAGTAACTACCAAAAGACGCTTGAGGCCGCCGTCCCAATGGCTGCCCAGCCCAAAGAGCCATCCCAGACAGATGCAGTCAACTCACCCGTTGAGGAGGGCAAGGCCCAAATGGATTCACACAAGATGGATCTGCATGTGAATCCACTGTTTGTTGTCTTTGGCAGCAAGTACTGGCGCACCACAGTCCTCACCCTGATAATTTGGCTAACCCTTATCATCATCTATTTCGGACTGACCCTGCATCTGAGCAATTTGGGTGGAAATATATACATCAACAGCGCTGTGGCCGGCAGCGTGGAGACCATTTCCATATGTATCAGCATTTTCATAGTACTAAAAGCGGGCATTAGACGCAGCCTTCTGGGCTACATGCTGCTGCCGGGCCTTTGCTGTCTGGCCACCAATTTAGTGCCCCAGGGCGAGAATAATCAGACAGGCGTCATTGCATTGGCCATTATTG CAAAATGTTTGATAGGTGCGAATAATGCCATTATACCAACCTACACGGCTATGCAGTATCCGACTATTGTGCGTAACTTTGGCGTCGGAATGGGAAATTTGGCGTCAGGCATTGGGCTCATACTGGTTCCGTCCTTGTGGCAGCTC GAACGTTATGACGCTCTGCTACCTCTTAATATCATGGGAGTTTGTGGCTTGATTGGCGCTGTTGCGCTAACTCTTATGAAAGACGTCGAATAG
- the LOC6630327 gene encoding organic cation transporter protein isoform X1 — MSGVLRRGSLNFDCTGGSSRGSLDSNLYGGYRETKPVPGTPEISVIAMDFRRHSDDLKKVGLVAMSASTPSTVKDLSQDVDSDVLSNFLGHYRKWSFMWTFLLCLFQIPTTFHLFMFVFQTAPKDFWCARPTNLLELGVTEWRNLSQSSNGCHLRDIDYSQVILENGQLINWPSNGSDMGYRQCQQFEFSDIDGNAKTLVQDFGLICGNNITNYVEMCFLMGAAAGAVLSGWISDRFGRRHTLMSFVFIQTVFGGILAFSTSVAMFMSLRVIIGFASMTVTVVSFVLVVELVSGKWRTIIGILNILPVAISYVLSSGIAYLIRDWRTLQLVISWPWLALLSIWYWLPESPRWLLAQGRLEELGRLLEGAAKMNGTTLPSNYQKTLEAAVPMAAQPKEPSQTDAVNSPVEEGKAQMDSHKMDLHVNPLFVVFGSKYWRTTVLTLIIWLTLIIIYFGLTLHLSNLGGNIYINSAVAGSVETISICISIFIVLKAGIRRSLLGYMLLPGLCCLATNLVPQGENNQTGVIALAIIAKCLIGANNAIIPTYTAMQYPTIVRNFGVGMGNLASGIGLILVPSLWQLERYDALLPLNIMGVCGLIGAVALTLMKDVE, encoded by the exons ATGAGTGGCGTGCTGCGACGCGGTTCCCTGAATTTCGATTGCACTGGCGGCAGCTCGCGGGGCAGCCTTGATTCGAACCTTTATGGCGGCTACCGCGAAACAAAGCCAGTGCCAGGCACACCGGAAATAAGTGTAATTGCCATGGACTTTCGTCGCCATTCGGATGACCTGAAGAAGGTTGGCCTCGTGGCTATGTCTGCATCCACGCCTAGCACCGTCAAGGATCTTAGCCAGGACGTGGATAGCGATGTTTTATCAAATTTCTTGGGTCATTATCGTAAATGGAGCTTCATGTGGACATTTCTATTGTGCTTGTTCCAGATACCCACcacatttcatttgtttatgtttgtgtTTCAG accgctccaaaggactttTGGTGTGCCCGACCAACAAATCTGCTCGAATTGGGCGTCACGGAATGGCGTAACCTCAGCCAGAGCTCCAATGGCTGTCATTTGCGAGATATTGATTACAGCCAGGTGATCTTGGAGAATGGCCAGCTGATCAATTGGCCCAGCAATGGCAGCGATATGGGCTATAGACAGTGTCAGCAATTTGAGTTCTCTGATATTGATGGCAACGCCAAAACGCTAGTGCAGGACTTTGGTCTGATTTGTGGAAACAACATAACCAACTATGTGGAAATGTGTTTTCTGATGGGCGCAGCAGCTGGTGCAGTCCTCTCGGGCTGGATCTCGGACCGTTTTGGCCGCCGACACACATTGATGAGCTTTGTGTTCATACAAACTGTTTTTG GTGGAATTTTGGCCTTCTCAACATCGGTGGCCATGTTCATGTCGCTACGTGTTATAATTGGATTCGCATCAATGACCGTGACTGTTGTTAGCTTCGTGTTGGTCGTCGAGCTGGTATCCGGCAAATGGCGCACAATAATCGgtatattaaacattttaccAGTCGCCATCTCGTATGTCCTATCATCTGGCATTGCCTATCTCATCCGAGACTGGCGCACTTTGCAGCTGGTCATATCCTGGCCATGGCTGGCCTTGTTGTCCATTTG GTACTGGCTGCCGGAATCTCCACGCTGGCTCTTGGCACAGGGTCGCCTCGAGGAGCTGGGTCGTCTGCTTGAAGGCGCGGCCAAGATGAATGGCACTACGCTGCCCAGTAACTACCAAAAGACGCTTGAGGCCGCCGTCCCAATGGCTGCCCAGCCCAAAGAGCCATCCCAGACAGATGCAGTCAACTCACCCGTTGAGGAGGGCAAGGCCCAAATGGATTCACACAAGATGGATCTGCATGTGAATCCACTGTTTGTTGTCTTTGGCAGCAAGTACTGGCGCACCACAGTCCTCACCCTGATAATTTGGCTAACCCTTATCATCATCTATTTCGGACTGACCCTGCATCTGAGCAATTTGGGTGGAAATATATACATCAACAGCGCTGTGGCCGGCAGCGTGGAGACCATTTCCATATGTATCAGCATTTTCATAGTACTAAAAGCGGGCATTAGACGCAGCCTTCTGGGCTACATGCTGCTGCCGGGCCTTTGCTGTCTGGCCACCAATTTAGTGCCCCAGGGCGAGAATAATCAGACAGGCGTCATTGCATTGGCCATTATTG CAAAATGTTTGATAGGTGCGAATAATGCCATTATACCAACCTACACGGCTATGCAGTATCCGACTATTGTGCGTAACTTTGGCGTCGGAATGGGAAATTTGGCGTCAGGCATTGGGCTCATACTGGTTCCGTCCTTGTGGCAGCTC GAACGTTATGACGCTCTGCTACCTCTTAATATCATGGGAGTTTGTGGCTTGATTGGCGCTGTTGCGCTAACTCTTATGAAAGACGTCGAATAG
- the LOC6629870 gene encoding uncharacterized protein, which yields MKLQLIALLCSVVVIGLAQAQNYPPRLNIPGAVPVSAPIPQRQQVLRVRRPGAPLRQQQAILPAVTQRIALEERPVTEPAEDDQPDAFLPSLLREQQLAQAQQSQFQQAAAAFLNGQQSIETATPVHQLLQHEDSQPTAILPAPPRFAERPAVATPINRPSFNDFGIGRFENPQRFDLARPTPTAAAPPQPQRVAVIRNRPSAAVRPEPPAPLPVARPRPKPIQARPIIDQNQLQDEQHTQQQRRQRPVAQTIRKWRDENEDGTITWGYENDDGSFKEEIIGTDCITKGTYGYIDPDGNKREYNYETGIKCDPNARNNEEELQENGFINYEENRAVLPNGLEIDMTQLGKKKSKRPNSIYRN from the exons atgaaactgCAACTAATTGCG CTGTTGTGCAGCGTCGTCGTCATCGGCTTGGCACAGGCCCAAAACTATCCGCCACGGCTCAACATTCCTGGGGCAGTGCCCGTGTCAGCGCCTATACCGCAACGGCAGCAGGTGCTGCGCGTGCGTCGTCCCGGAGCGCCGCTGCGTCAACAGCAGGCAATCTTGCCCGCGGTCACCCAGCGTATTGCACTGGAAGAACGACCCGTCACTGAGCCCGCTGAGGACGACCAACCGGATGCATTCCTGCCCAGTTTGCTGCGCGAGCAGCAGCTTGCCCAGGCACAGCAGTCCCAGTTCCAGCAGGCGGCCGCCGCCTTCCTTAACGGCCAGCAATCTATTGAGACGGCCACGCCGGTTCATCAGTTGCTCCAGCACGAGGACAGCCAGCCGACAGCGATACTGCCAGCGCCACCACGCTTTGCCGAGCGTCCCGCAGTTGCCACGCCCATCAACCGACCGTCCTTCAATGACTTTGGCATTGGACGGTTTGAGAACCCCCAGCGCTTCGATCTGGCTCGCCCAACGCCCACAGCTGCGGCACCACCACAGCCGCAACGTGTAGCCGTTATCCGCAATAGACCATCCGCTGCAGTACGTCCAGAGCCACCAGCGCCTCTGCCCGTGGCACGTCCCAGGCCCAAGCCCATTCAGGCGCGTCCCATCATCGATCAGAATCAACTGCAGGATGAGCAAcacacgcagcagcagcgtcgccAACGTCCAGTCGCCCAGACCATACGCAAGTGGCGCGATGAGAACGAAGACGGCACCATAACCTGGGGATATGAGAACGACGATGGTTCCTTCAAGGAGGAGATCATCGGCACCGACTGCATAACCAA GGGCACCTATGGCTACATTGATCCCGATGGCAACAAACGTGAGTACAACTATGAGACGGGCATCAAATGTGATCCCAATGCTCGCAACAATGAGGAAGAGCTTCAGGAGAACGGCTTCATTAACTACGAGGAGAATCGCGCCGTGTTGCCCAACGGCTTGGAGATCGACATGACGCAGCTGGGGAAGAAGAAGTCCAAGCGTCCCAACAGTATCTACAGAAACTAa
- the Bin1 gene encoding histone deacetylase complex subunit SAP18: MANVESMIVEEKTQIKQIDREKTCPLLLRVFCSTGRHHSVSEYMYGNVPTNELQIYTWQDATLHELTSLVRDVNPDTRKKGTYFDFAIVFPNYRNNHFQMREIGVTCTGQKGIDDNKTLAQAKFSIGDFLDISITPPNRMPPTRRQRPY, translated from the exons ATGGCTAATGTTGAGTCGATGATTGTGGAAGAGAAGACACAGATCAAGCAAATTGATCGCGAGAAG ACCTGTCCGCTGTTGCTGCGTGTGTTTTGCTCCACGGGTCGGCACCACTCTGTATCCGAGTATATGTACGGCAATGTTCCCACCAACGAGCTGCAGATCTACACCTGGCAAGATGCGACGCTGCATGAGCTTACCTCACTGGTGCGCGACGTAAATCCGGATACGCGCAAAAAGGGCACCTACTTTGACTTTGCGATTGTATTCCCCAATTATCGCAATAATCATTTTCAAATGCGCGAAATTGGTGTCACCTGCACTGGTCAGAAAGGCATCGACGATAACAAGACGCTGGCTCAGGCCAAGTTCAGCATTGGCGACTTTCTGGATATCTCCATAACGCCACCAAATCGCATGCCGCCCACACGACGTCAGCGCCCCTATTAA